From Oncorhynchus tshawytscha isolate Ot180627B linkage group LG27, Otsh_v2.0, whole genome shotgun sequence, a single genomic window includes:
- the LOC112258959 gene encoding potassium voltage-gated channel subfamily H member 6-like isoform X2, with translation MPVRRGHVALQNTYLDTIIRKFDGQNRKFLIANAQMKNCGIIYCNEGFCQMFGFSRAEIMQQSCTCQFLVGPGTMKTALAQLAQALLGSEERKVEILYYNKEGTCRPCLIDVVPVKKAEGQVIMFILNFQEIIDPSLKKPGQSRRLKLRLPLVRAMRRSSLTKDQFGGVVVDYPQPNSEDIPLKEFRIPSKESCMQSETEALIEQDHESSQPASHYSPKLLSLLSERLEPSVPFLPSSPFSSAAFPRTVLPRSRSRETVGSLRRASSLDDLDSMRAGSGRPGDPCSNSIPSETKQTKPKLPGPVGDLKAGTLSSTSDSDLMRRRTSTRNPLTLSFASDLLRPPSPTEIEIIAPSKVKDRHRDVTEKVTHVTQVLSLGADVLPEYKLQAPRIHKWTILHYSPFKAVWDWVILLLVIYTAVFTPYSAAFLLNEVEDELRRSCGYTCNPLNVVDLVVDVMFIVDILINFRTTYVNHNDEVVSHPGRIAQHYFKGWFLIDIVAAIPFDLLIFRSGSDEPQTTTLIGLLKTARLLRLVRVARKLDRYSEYGAAVLFLLMCTFALIAHWLACIWYAIGNAERTNSARIGGMKIGWLDNLAEQIGKPYNDTDPASGPSTKDKYVTALYFTFSSLTSVGFGNVSPNTNPEKIFSICIMLIGSLMYASIFGNVSAIIQRLYSGTARYHTQMLRVKEFIRFHQIPEGLRQRLEEYFQHAWSYTNGIDMNAVLKGFPECLQADICLHLNRCLLQNCRAFKGASNGCLRALAMRFKTTHAPPGDTLVHMGDVLSALYFISRGSIEILRDDVVVAILGQNDIFGEPIYLFGRPGKSCADVRALTYCDLHRILREDLLEVLDMYPDFSDCFWTNLEITFNLRDVDRMNQAPPSEDSECGYRRPRPRRTRNRPDGMDREDSFPDQSCPLGNHSGPDTSSHWEGMCSSASACSQSSDDEMKPLGHSKAELYPSVDDTDDYPPAVISLLPPSGPSAGMGPPLDRGSHQYTAAAPINMPGPGVYGYWPDRRTSQLSDPQRRCSSVRGTYHSPPCAENGPNELESRVELLQSQLHRLETRMTADIHVILQLLQRQITPVPPAYSTVMPSPHPAHPTTLYSTAAPIIHTVPSMPPIKIDSMPSPLQSPDSEKHKFKDSLSSGIHLTVASDDTMSMSPETEPLPGSSMGFSPPHVSCQTLGPSGLLCGSLRFPSLPDNLETSTEGQEIQRHVSDPILPGS, from the exons GGACCTGCAGGCCCTGTCTGATTGATGTTGTTCCTGTGAAGAAAGCGGAGGGACAGGTCATCATGTTCATCCTCAACTTCCAGGAAATCATTGACCCCTCCCTCAAGAAACCAG GGCAGAGTCGCAGGCTGAAGTTGAGACTGCCATTGGTACGTGCAATGCGTCGGTCTTCCCTCACCAAAGACCAGtttgggggggtggtggtggactACCCACAG CCCAACAGTGAAGATATCCCTCTGAAAGAGTTCCGTATCCCGTCCAAGGAGAGCTGCATGCAGTCTGAGACAGAGGCGCTGATAGAGCAGGACCACGAGTCCTCCCAGCCTGCAAGCCACTACTCCCCCAAACTGCTGTCCCTATTGTCAGAGCGGCTGGAACCCAGCGTGCCCTTCCTCCCCAGCAGCCCCTTCTCCAGTGCAGCCTTCCCCAGGACAGTCCTGCCCCGGAGCCGCTCCAGAGAGACTGTCGGCAGCCTCCGCAGAGCTTCCTCCCTGGATGACCTCGACAGCATGAGGGCCGGGTCAGgccgaccaggagacccatgctCCAACAGCA TTCCATCTGAAACAAAACAAACCAAGCCAAAGCTACCTGGGCCTGTTGGAG ACCTGAAGGCCGGTACTCTGAGCTCCACCTCAGACTCGGACCTGATGCGACGCAGGACCAGCACTCGTAACCCCCTCACACTCAGTTTCGCCTCCGACCTCTTGCGACCGCCCTCGCCCACTGAGATCGAGATCATCGCTCCCAGCAAAGTAAAGGACCGCCACCGAGACGTCACAGAGAAGGTCACACATGTCACACAG GTACTGTCCCTAGGGGCTGATGTCCTGCCAGAGTACAAGCTCCAGGCGCCTCGCATCCACAAGTGGACCATCCTCCACTACAGTCCCTTCAAGGCGGTGTGGGACTGGGTCATCCTCCTGCTGGTCATCTACACGGCCGTCTTCACCCCCTACTCCGCTGCCTTCCTGCTCAACGAGGTGGAGGACGAGCTCCGGCGCTCCTGTGGCTACACCTGCAACCCCCTCAACGTGGTGGATCTGGTGGTGGACGTCATGTTTATCGTGGACATTCTCATCAACTTCCGGACTACATATGTCAATCACAATGACGAGGTGGTCAGCCACCCGGGGCGCATCGCCCAGCATTACTTCAAAGGCTGGTTCCTCATTGATATAGTGGCAGCCATCCCCTTTGACCTGCTCATATTCCGCTCTGGCTCTGATGAG ccccaGACAACCACTCTGATTGGCTTGCTGAAGACTGCTCGGCTGCTGCGATTGGTGCGTGTGGCGCGGAAGCTGGACCGCTACTCAGAGTACGGCGCCGCCGTTCTCTTCCTCCTCATGTGCACCTTTGCCCTCATTGCCCATTGGCTGGCCTGTATCTGGTACGCCATCGGCAACGCGGAGCGCACCAACTCGGCCCGCATCGGAGGCATGAAGATCGGCTGGCTGGACAACCTGGCTGAACAGATTGGTAAACCATACAACGACACAGACCCTGCCTCCGGCCCCTCCACCAAGGATAAATACGTCACGGCGCTTTACTTTACCTTCAGCAGCTTGACCAGCGTGGGCTTCGGCAACGTTTCCCCCAACACCAACCCTGAGAAGATCTTCTCCATCTGCATCATGCTAATCGGCT CTCTGATGTATGCCAGTATCTTTGGTAACGTGTCGGCTATCATCCAGAGGCTGTACTCCGGCACGGCCCGTTACCACACCCAGATGCTGCGTGTCAAAGAGTTCATCCGCTTCCACCAGATCCCAGAGGGACTACGCCAGAGACTGGAGGAATACTTCCAACATGCCTGGTCCTATACCAATGGCATCGACATGAACGCT GTGCTGAAGGGTTTCCCTGAGTGTCTGCAGGCTGATATCTGCCTCCACCTGAACCGCTGTCTGCTCCAGAACTGCAGGGCCTTCAAGGGGGCCAGTAACGGCTGTCTGCGGGCGCTGGCCATGAGGTTTAAGACCACCCACGCCCCTCCGGGCGACACCCTGGTCCACATGGGAGACGTCCTCTCAGCTCTCTACTTCATCTCTAGAGGGTCCATAGAGATTCTGAGAGACGATGTGGTGGTGGCcatactgg GTCAGAATGATATCTTCGGGGAACCCATCTATCTTTTTGGGCGTCCAGGGAAGTCGTGTGCAGACGTCAGGGCTTTGACCTACTGTGACCTCCATAGGATCCTGAGGGAGGACCTGCTGGAGGTGCTGGACATGTACCCAGACTTCTCCGACTGCTTCTGGACCAACCTGGAGATCACCTTTAACCTCCGAGAT GTAGATAGAATGAACCAGGCACCTCCCAGTGAGGATTCTGAATGTGGATACCGACGGCCGCGTCCACGACGCACGAGAAACCGGcctg ACGGCATGGACCGTGAGGACTCATTTCCAGACCAGTCGTGTCCTTTGGGGAACCACAGCGGCCCGGACACAAGCTCCCACTGGGAGGGCATGTGTAGCAGCGCCAGCGCCTGCTCCCAGTCCAGTGACGATGAGATGAAGCCCCTGGGACATAGCAAAGCAGAGCTGTACCCCTCTGTGGACGACACCGATGACTACCCCCCTGCTGTGATCAGCCTGCTGCCTCCCAGTGGACCCTCAGCCGGCATGGGGCCGCCCCTGGACCGAGGAAGTCACCAATACACAG CTGCAGCCCCCATCAACATGCCAGGCCCAGGGGTGTATGGGTATTGGCCTGACCGGAGGACCAGTCAGTTGTCAGATCCCCAGCGGCGCTGCTCCTCAGTCAGGGGCACCTACCACTCTCCTCCCTGTGCAGAGAACGGGCCCAATGAACTGGAGTCCAGAGTGGAGCTGCTACAGTCCCAGCTCCACAG ACTGGAGACTCGGATGACTGCAGACATCCACGTGATCCTGCAGCTGCTCCAAAGGCAGATAACCCCAGTGCCCCCGGCCTACAGCACTGTGATGCCCAGCCCTCACCCTGCTCACCCCACCACCCTGTACAGCACAGCAGCCCCCATCATCCACACTGTCCCCTCCATGCCCCCAATCAAGATTGACAGCATGCCTTCACCGCTGCAG AGCCCGGACTCAGAGAAGCACAAGTTCAAGGACTCCCTGTCCAGTGGGATCCACCTCACGGTGGCCTCTGATGATACCATGTCCATGTCCCCTGAGACAGAGCCCCTTCCAGGGTCCTCCATGGGCTTCAGCCCCCCCCATGTCTCCTGCCAAACCCTGGGGCCCTCTGGACTGCTGTGTGGCAGCCTGcgtttcccctccctccctgacaaCCTTGAGACCTCCACAGAGGGGCAGGAGATTCAGAGGCACGTTTCTGACCCCATCCTGCCAGGCAGCTAA
- the LOC112258959 gene encoding potassium voltage-gated channel subfamily H member 6-like isoform X1, with amino-acid sequence MPVRRGHVALQNTYLDTIIRKFDGQNRKFLIANAQMKNCGIIYCNEGFCQMFGFSRAEIMQQSCTCQFLVGPGTMKTALAQLAQALLGSEERKVEILYYNKEGTCRPCLIDVVPVKKAEGQVIMFILNFQEIIDPSLKKPGLRQRVAQGWVWAGQSRRLKLRLPLVRAMRRSSLTKDQFGGVVVDYPQPNSEDIPLKEFRIPSKESCMQSETEALIEQDHESSQPASHYSPKLLSLLSERLEPSVPFLPSSPFSSAAFPRTVLPRSRSRETVGSLRRASSLDDLDSMRAGSGRPGDPCSNSIPSETKQTKPKLPGPVGDLKAGTLSSTSDSDLMRRRTSTRNPLTLSFASDLLRPPSPTEIEIIAPSKVKDRHRDVTEKVTHVTQVLSLGADVLPEYKLQAPRIHKWTILHYSPFKAVWDWVILLLVIYTAVFTPYSAAFLLNEVEDELRRSCGYTCNPLNVVDLVVDVMFIVDILINFRTTYVNHNDEVVSHPGRIAQHYFKGWFLIDIVAAIPFDLLIFRSGSDEPQTTTLIGLLKTARLLRLVRVARKLDRYSEYGAAVLFLLMCTFALIAHWLACIWYAIGNAERTNSARIGGMKIGWLDNLAEQIGKPYNDTDPASGPSTKDKYVTALYFTFSSLTSVGFGNVSPNTNPEKIFSICIMLIGSLMYASIFGNVSAIIQRLYSGTARYHTQMLRVKEFIRFHQIPEGLRQRLEEYFQHAWSYTNGIDMNAVLKGFPECLQADICLHLNRCLLQNCRAFKGASNGCLRALAMRFKTTHAPPGDTLVHMGDVLSALYFISRGSIEILRDDVVVAILGQNDIFGEPIYLFGRPGKSCADVRALTYCDLHRILREDLLEVLDMYPDFSDCFWTNLEITFNLRDVDRMNQAPPSEDSECGYRRPRPRRTRNRPDGMDREDSFPDQSCPLGNHSGPDTSSHWEGMCSSASACSQSSDDEMKPLGHSKAELYPSVDDTDDYPPAVISLLPPSGPSAGMGPPLDRGSHQYTAAAPINMPGPGVYGYWPDRRTSQLSDPQRRCSSVRGTYHSPPCAENGPNELESRVELLQSQLHRLETRMTADIHVILQLLQRQITPVPPAYSTVMPSPHPAHPTTLYSTAAPIIHTVPSMPPIKIDSMPSPLQSPDSEKHKFKDSLSSGIHLTVASDDTMSMSPETEPLPGSSMGFSPPHVSCQTLGPSGLLCGSLRFPSLPDNLETSTEGQEIQRHVSDPILPGS; translated from the exons GGACCTGCAGGCCCTGTCTGATTGATGTTGTTCCTGTGAAGAAAGCGGAGGGACAGGTCATCATGTTCATCCTCAACTTCCAGGAAATCATTGACCCCTCCCTCAAGAAACCAGGTCTGAGACAGAGGGTGGCCCAGGGCTGGGTATGGGCAG GGCAGAGTCGCAGGCTGAAGTTGAGACTGCCATTGGTACGTGCAATGCGTCGGTCTTCCCTCACCAAAGACCAGtttgggggggtggtggtggactACCCACAG CCCAACAGTGAAGATATCCCTCTGAAAGAGTTCCGTATCCCGTCCAAGGAGAGCTGCATGCAGTCTGAGACAGAGGCGCTGATAGAGCAGGACCACGAGTCCTCCCAGCCTGCAAGCCACTACTCCCCCAAACTGCTGTCCCTATTGTCAGAGCGGCTGGAACCCAGCGTGCCCTTCCTCCCCAGCAGCCCCTTCTCCAGTGCAGCCTTCCCCAGGACAGTCCTGCCCCGGAGCCGCTCCAGAGAGACTGTCGGCAGCCTCCGCAGAGCTTCCTCCCTGGATGACCTCGACAGCATGAGGGCCGGGTCAGgccgaccaggagacccatgctCCAACAGCA TTCCATCTGAAACAAAACAAACCAAGCCAAAGCTACCTGGGCCTGTTGGAG ACCTGAAGGCCGGTACTCTGAGCTCCACCTCAGACTCGGACCTGATGCGACGCAGGACCAGCACTCGTAACCCCCTCACACTCAGTTTCGCCTCCGACCTCTTGCGACCGCCCTCGCCCACTGAGATCGAGATCATCGCTCCCAGCAAAGTAAAGGACCGCCACCGAGACGTCACAGAGAAGGTCACACATGTCACACAG GTACTGTCCCTAGGGGCTGATGTCCTGCCAGAGTACAAGCTCCAGGCGCCTCGCATCCACAAGTGGACCATCCTCCACTACAGTCCCTTCAAGGCGGTGTGGGACTGGGTCATCCTCCTGCTGGTCATCTACACGGCCGTCTTCACCCCCTACTCCGCTGCCTTCCTGCTCAACGAGGTGGAGGACGAGCTCCGGCGCTCCTGTGGCTACACCTGCAACCCCCTCAACGTGGTGGATCTGGTGGTGGACGTCATGTTTATCGTGGACATTCTCATCAACTTCCGGACTACATATGTCAATCACAATGACGAGGTGGTCAGCCACCCGGGGCGCATCGCCCAGCATTACTTCAAAGGCTGGTTCCTCATTGATATAGTGGCAGCCATCCCCTTTGACCTGCTCATATTCCGCTCTGGCTCTGATGAG ccccaGACAACCACTCTGATTGGCTTGCTGAAGACTGCTCGGCTGCTGCGATTGGTGCGTGTGGCGCGGAAGCTGGACCGCTACTCAGAGTACGGCGCCGCCGTTCTCTTCCTCCTCATGTGCACCTTTGCCCTCATTGCCCATTGGCTGGCCTGTATCTGGTACGCCATCGGCAACGCGGAGCGCACCAACTCGGCCCGCATCGGAGGCATGAAGATCGGCTGGCTGGACAACCTGGCTGAACAGATTGGTAAACCATACAACGACACAGACCCTGCCTCCGGCCCCTCCACCAAGGATAAATACGTCACGGCGCTTTACTTTACCTTCAGCAGCTTGACCAGCGTGGGCTTCGGCAACGTTTCCCCCAACACCAACCCTGAGAAGATCTTCTCCATCTGCATCATGCTAATCGGCT CTCTGATGTATGCCAGTATCTTTGGTAACGTGTCGGCTATCATCCAGAGGCTGTACTCCGGCACGGCCCGTTACCACACCCAGATGCTGCGTGTCAAAGAGTTCATCCGCTTCCACCAGATCCCAGAGGGACTACGCCAGAGACTGGAGGAATACTTCCAACATGCCTGGTCCTATACCAATGGCATCGACATGAACGCT GTGCTGAAGGGTTTCCCTGAGTGTCTGCAGGCTGATATCTGCCTCCACCTGAACCGCTGTCTGCTCCAGAACTGCAGGGCCTTCAAGGGGGCCAGTAACGGCTGTCTGCGGGCGCTGGCCATGAGGTTTAAGACCACCCACGCCCCTCCGGGCGACACCCTGGTCCACATGGGAGACGTCCTCTCAGCTCTCTACTTCATCTCTAGAGGGTCCATAGAGATTCTGAGAGACGATGTGGTGGTGGCcatactgg GTCAGAATGATATCTTCGGGGAACCCATCTATCTTTTTGGGCGTCCAGGGAAGTCGTGTGCAGACGTCAGGGCTTTGACCTACTGTGACCTCCATAGGATCCTGAGGGAGGACCTGCTGGAGGTGCTGGACATGTACCCAGACTTCTCCGACTGCTTCTGGACCAACCTGGAGATCACCTTTAACCTCCGAGAT GTAGATAGAATGAACCAGGCACCTCCCAGTGAGGATTCTGAATGTGGATACCGACGGCCGCGTCCACGACGCACGAGAAACCGGcctg ACGGCATGGACCGTGAGGACTCATTTCCAGACCAGTCGTGTCCTTTGGGGAACCACAGCGGCCCGGACACAAGCTCCCACTGGGAGGGCATGTGTAGCAGCGCCAGCGCCTGCTCCCAGTCCAGTGACGATGAGATGAAGCCCCTGGGACATAGCAAAGCAGAGCTGTACCCCTCTGTGGACGACACCGATGACTACCCCCCTGCTGTGATCAGCCTGCTGCCTCCCAGTGGACCCTCAGCCGGCATGGGGCCGCCCCTGGACCGAGGAAGTCACCAATACACAG CTGCAGCCCCCATCAACATGCCAGGCCCAGGGGTGTATGGGTATTGGCCTGACCGGAGGACCAGTCAGTTGTCAGATCCCCAGCGGCGCTGCTCCTCAGTCAGGGGCACCTACCACTCTCCTCCCTGTGCAGAGAACGGGCCCAATGAACTGGAGTCCAGAGTGGAGCTGCTACAGTCCCAGCTCCACAG ACTGGAGACTCGGATGACTGCAGACATCCACGTGATCCTGCAGCTGCTCCAAAGGCAGATAACCCCAGTGCCCCCGGCCTACAGCACTGTGATGCCCAGCCCTCACCCTGCTCACCCCACCACCCTGTACAGCACAGCAGCCCCCATCATCCACACTGTCCCCTCCATGCCCCCAATCAAGATTGACAGCATGCCTTCACCGCTGCAG AGCCCGGACTCAGAGAAGCACAAGTTCAAGGACTCCCTGTCCAGTGGGATCCACCTCACGGTGGCCTCTGATGATACCATGTCCATGTCCCCTGAGACAGAGCCCCTTCCAGGGTCCTCCATGGGCTTCAGCCCCCCCCATGTCTCCTGCCAAACCCTGGGGCCCTCTGGACTGCTGTGTGGCAGCCTGcgtttcccctccctccctgacaaCCTTGAGACCTCCACAGAGGGGCAGGAGATTCAGAGGCACGTTTCTGACCCCATCCTGCCAGGCAGCTAA
- the LOC112258959 gene encoding potassium voltage-gated channel subfamily H member 6-like isoform X3 — protein MPVRRGHVALQNTYLDTIIRKFDGQNRKFLIANAQMKNCGIIYCNEGFCQMFGFSRAEIMQQSCTCQFLVGPGTMKTALAQLAQALLGSEERKVEILYYNKEGTCRPCLIDVVPVKKAEGQVIMFILNFQEIIDPSLKKPGLRQRVAQGWVWAGQSRRLKLRLPLVRAMRRSSLTKDQFGGVVVDYPQPNSEDIPLKEFRIPSKESCMQSETEALIEQDHESSQPASHYSPKLLSLLSERLEPSVPFLPSSPFSSAAFPRTVLPRSRSRETVGSLRRASSLDDLDSMRAGSGRPGDPCSNSNLKAGTLSSTSDSDLMRRRTSTRNPLTLSFASDLLRPPSPTEIEIIAPSKVKDRHRDVTEKVTHVTQVLSLGADVLPEYKLQAPRIHKWTILHYSPFKAVWDWVILLLVIYTAVFTPYSAAFLLNEVEDELRRSCGYTCNPLNVVDLVVDVMFIVDILINFRTTYVNHNDEVVSHPGRIAQHYFKGWFLIDIVAAIPFDLLIFRSGSDEPQTTTLIGLLKTARLLRLVRVARKLDRYSEYGAAVLFLLMCTFALIAHWLACIWYAIGNAERTNSARIGGMKIGWLDNLAEQIGKPYNDTDPASGPSTKDKYVTALYFTFSSLTSVGFGNVSPNTNPEKIFSICIMLIGSLMYASIFGNVSAIIQRLYSGTARYHTQMLRVKEFIRFHQIPEGLRQRLEEYFQHAWSYTNGIDMNAVLKGFPECLQADICLHLNRCLLQNCRAFKGASNGCLRALAMRFKTTHAPPGDTLVHMGDVLSALYFISRGSIEILRDDVVVAILGQNDIFGEPIYLFGRPGKSCADVRALTYCDLHRILREDLLEVLDMYPDFSDCFWTNLEITFNLRDVDRMNQAPPSEDSECGYRRPRPRRTRNRPDGMDREDSFPDQSCPLGNHSGPDTSSHWEGMCSSASACSQSSDDEMKPLGHSKAELYPSVDDTDDYPPAVISLLPPSGPSAGMGPPLDRGSHQYTAAAPINMPGPGVYGYWPDRRTSQLSDPQRRCSSVRGTYHSPPCAENGPNELESRVELLQSQLHRLETRMTADIHVILQLLQRQITPVPPAYSTVMPSPHPAHPTTLYSTAAPIIHTVPSMPPIKIDSMPSPLQSPDSEKHKFKDSLSSGIHLTVASDDTMSMSPETEPLPGSSMGFSPPHVSCQTLGPSGLLCGSLRFPSLPDNLETSTEGQEIQRHVSDPILPGS, from the exons GGACCTGCAGGCCCTGTCTGATTGATGTTGTTCCTGTGAAGAAAGCGGAGGGACAGGTCATCATGTTCATCCTCAACTTCCAGGAAATCATTGACCCCTCCCTCAAGAAACCAGGTCTGAGACAGAGGGTGGCCCAGGGCTGGGTATGGGCAG GGCAGAGTCGCAGGCTGAAGTTGAGACTGCCATTGGTACGTGCAATGCGTCGGTCTTCCCTCACCAAAGACCAGtttgggggggtggtggtggactACCCACAG CCCAACAGTGAAGATATCCCTCTGAAAGAGTTCCGTATCCCGTCCAAGGAGAGCTGCATGCAGTCTGAGACAGAGGCGCTGATAGAGCAGGACCACGAGTCCTCCCAGCCTGCAAGCCACTACTCCCCCAAACTGCTGTCCCTATTGTCAGAGCGGCTGGAACCCAGCGTGCCCTTCCTCCCCAGCAGCCCCTTCTCCAGTGCAGCCTTCCCCAGGACAGTCCTGCCCCGGAGCCGCTCCAGAGAGACTGTCGGCAGCCTCCGCAGAGCTTCCTCCCTGGATGACCTCGACAGCATGAGGGCCGGGTCAGgccgaccaggagacccatgctCCAACAGCA ACCTGAAGGCCGGTACTCTGAGCTCCACCTCAGACTCGGACCTGATGCGACGCAGGACCAGCACTCGTAACCCCCTCACACTCAGTTTCGCCTCCGACCTCTTGCGACCGCCCTCGCCCACTGAGATCGAGATCATCGCTCCCAGCAAAGTAAAGGACCGCCACCGAGACGTCACAGAGAAGGTCACACATGTCACACAG GTACTGTCCCTAGGGGCTGATGTCCTGCCAGAGTACAAGCTCCAGGCGCCTCGCATCCACAAGTGGACCATCCTCCACTACAGTCCCTTCAAGGCGGTGTGGGACTGGGTCATCCTCCTGCTGGTCATCTACACGGCCGTCTTCACCCCCTACTCCGCTGCCTTCCTGCTCAACGAGGTGGAGGACGAGCTCCGGCGCTCCTGTGGCTACACCTGCAACCCCCTCAACGTGGTGGATCTGGTGGTGGACGTCATGTTTATCGTGGACATTCTCATCAACTTCCGGACTACATATGTCAATCACAATGACGAGGTGGTCAGCCACCCGGGGCGCATCGCCCAGCATTACTTCAAAGGCTGGTTCCTCATTGATATAGTGGCAGCCATCCCCTTTGACCTGCTCATATTCCGCTCTGGCTCTGATGAG ccccaGACAACCACTCTGATTGGCTTGCTGAAGACTGCTCGGCTGCTGCGATTGGTGCGTGTGGCGCGGAAGCTGGACCGCTACTCAGAGTACGGCGCCGCCGTTCTCTTCCTCCTCATGTGCACCTTTGCCCTCATTGCCCATTGGCTGGCCTGTATCTGGTACGCCATCGGCAACGCGGAGCGCACCAACTCGGCCCGCATCGGAGGCATGAAGATCGGCTGGCTGGACAACCTGGCTGAACAGATTGGTAAACCATACAACGACACAGACCCTGCCTCCGGCCCCTCCACCAAGGATAAATACGTCACGGCGCTTTACTTTACCTTCAGCAGCTTGACCAGCGTGGGCTTCGGCAACGTTTCCCCCAACACCAACCCTGAGAAGATCTTCTCCATCTGCATCATGCTAATCGGCT CTCTGATGTATGCCAGTATCTTTGGTAACGTGTCGGCTATCATCCAGAGGCTGTACTCCGGCACGGCCCGTTACCACACCCAGATGCTGCGTGTCAAAGAGTTCATCCGCTTCCACCAGATCCCAGAGGGACTACGCCAGAGACTGGAGGAATACTTCCAACATGCCTGGTCCTATACCAATGGCATCGACATGAACGCT GTGCTGAAGGGTTTCCCTGAGTGTCTGCAGGCTGATATCTGCCTCCACCTGAACCGCTGTCTGCTCCAGAACTGCAGGGCCTTCAAGGGGGCCAGTAACGGCTGTCTGCGGGCGCTGGCCATGAGGTTTAAGACCACCCACGCCCCTCCGGGCGACACCCTGGTCCACATGGGAGACGTCCTCTCAGCTCTCTACTTCATCTCTAGAGGGTCCATAGAGATTCTGAGAGACGATGTGGTGGTGGCcatactgg GTCAGAATGATATCTTCGGGGAACCCATCTATCTTTTTGGGCGTCCAGGGAAGTCGTGTGCAGACGTCAGGGCTTTGACCTACTGTGACCTCCATAGGATCCTGAGGGAGGACCTGCTGGAGGTGCTGGACATGTACCCAGACTTCTCCGACTGCTTCTGGACCAACCTGGAGATCACCTTTAACCTCCGAGAT GTAGATAGAATGAACCAGGCACCTCCCAGTGAGGATTCTGAATGTGGATACCGACGGCCGCGTCCACGACGCACGAGAAACCGGcctg ACGGCATGGACCGTGAGGACTCATTTCCAGACCAGTCGTGTCCTTTGGGGAACCACAGCGGCCCGGACACAAGCTCCCACTGGGAGGGCATGTGTAGCAGCGCCAGCGCCTGCTCCCAGTCCAGTGACGATGAGATGAAGCCCCTGGGACATAGCAAAGCAGAGCTGTACCCCTCTGTGGACGACACCGATGACTACCCCCCTGCTGTGATCAGCCTGCTGCCTCCCAGTGGACCCTCAGCCGGCATGGGGCCGCCCCTGGACCGAGGAAGTCACCAATACACAG CTGCAGCCCCCATCAACATGCCAGGCCCAGGGGTGTATGGGTATTGGCCTGACCGGAGGACCAGTCAGTTGTCAGATCCCCAGCGGCGCTGCTCCTCAGTCAGGGGCACCTACCACTCTCCTCCCTGTGCAGAGAACGGGCCCAATGAACTGGAGTCCAGAGTGGAGCTGCTACAGTCCCAGCTCCACAG ACTGGAGACTCGGATGACTGCAGACATCCACGTGATCCTGCAGCTGCTCCAAAGGCAGATAACCCCAGTGCCCCCGGCCTACAGCACTGTGATGCCCAGCCCTCACCCTGCTCACCCCACCACCCTGTACAGCACAGCAGCCCCCATCATCCACACTGTCCCCTCCATGCCCCCAATCAAGATTGACAGCATGCCTTCACCGCTGCAG AGCCCGGACTCAGAGAAGCACAAGTTCAAGGACTCCCTGTCCAGTGGGATCCACCTCACGGTGGCCTCTGATGATACCATGTCCATGTCCCCTGAGACAGAGCCCCTTCCAGGGTCCTCCATGGGCTTCAGCCCCCCCCATGTCTCCTGCCAAACCCTGGGGCCCTCTGGACTGCTGTGTGGCAGCCTGcgtttcccctccctccctgacaaCCTTGAGACCTCCACAGAGGGGCAGGAGATTCAGAGGCACGTTTCTGACCCCATCCTGCCAGGCAGCTAA